GTCGGTCACGGGCTTGCCCATTTCCAGCGCCATGGTGCGGGCCAGGTCGTCCTGGCGCTCGCGCAGCAGGGCCGCGGCGGCGCGCAGCACGTCGGCCCGGTGGGCAAACGGCGTGGCCTGCCACTTGGCGGCGGCGCGGTGGGCCTGGTCGAGGATGCGCTCAGTTTTGGCCCAACTAAAAGGAGTGAAACGGCGCAGCACGCGGCCGGTGTGGGGATTGTAAGTTTCGATGGCCATAACGGGAAGGCAAGAATAGCAAGGTGAGAAAGACGCAACAGTACGCGGGAAATGGCCTTCAAGCTGAAGCGCAAGGCGGTAATTTCCCAAAGCTTCAACTTCAGTGGGGGTGGTTCGGTTACGTAGGCCCAGCGCGTATGGTGCCCATTGCCCGGCTCCGCGTATTTTCGTGCGCTAAGTATGGTGCCGGTTCTGGCCTCTTTTTTCACTTTCTGTCACTCCCGTGTCCGATACCCCCCTTATTTCCCTACCACCCGCCGCCGAGGCGGAACTCGTGCGACGGCTGCAGGCCCGCGACGAATCGGCCATGACGCTCTTTTACGAGCGGTATTCGGCGGCCCTCTACGGCGTCATCTTCCGCATTGTGAAAGCCGAAGACGAGGCCGAAGACGTGCTGCAGGAAGCCCTGGTGAAAATCTGGCACGCCTTTGCCAGCTACGACTCCAGCAAAGGCCGCCTCTTTACCTGGGTTCTTAATATATGTCGGAATCTGAGTATCGATAAAATCCGCTCACGTCAGCACCGCGTAGGTAGCCGCACTCAGGGACTGGACGATAGTCTGACGGCGCAGCGCCAAGCCGCACCCACGACCTTCCGCCCGGAGCACATAGGGCTGCAGGAAATCACGCAGAAATTGATTCCCGAACAGCGTCAGATTATCGACCTGCTCTATTTCGAGGGCTTTACGCAAAGTGAAGTGGCCGAGGAGCTCAACCTTCCGCTGGGAACGGTGAAAACCCGGGCCCGCACCGCCATCAAAGTCCTTAGCAAACTTATTCGCTGAATCAATCGTGGAAAACATCCAAGACTATATAGAATCGGGCATCCTGGAGCAGTACGCTCTCGGAGAGCTTTCGCCCGCCGAACAAGCGGCCGTGGAAGCACAGGCGGCCCGCCACCCCGAAATCCAGGCCGAACTGCAACAGGTACAGGAGGCGTTGGGTTTTTATGCCGAAGCACACGCCCTCACGCCACCTGCCGGCATGCGCGAGCGGGTGCTGGGCAACGTAATGGCTCAGATTGCGAAGCCCAGCAGTACGCTGCGGGCCGATGTAGACGCCGTGGCCCAAGCCAATAGCGTCGCCTATGCTTCTACAAATCAACCCGTGGACTCGGCCCCAGAAGCGGTGGTGCGGCCCCTGTCCTCGGCTGCTCCGGTGGCTGCTAGTTCCTCGCGCTCCACTTGGGCCATGGCGGCCTCGGTGGCCCTTATCCTGAGCCTGGGCGCCAATGCGCTGCTATACAGCCGCTGGAAAGACGCTAGCTCCGACCTCGTGGCCCTGCAAAACGACCAGGCCCGCTTCGCCACCACGACCACTGTGGTGCAGAAAGAACTCGGCGCCCTGCGCCAGGAAAACCAAGTGTTGCGCAGCGACGAGTTCCGGGCCGTGGCCCTGGCCGGCACCAAAACTGCGCCCACGGCGCACGCCAAGGTGCTGTTTAACCCCGCGACCCATAAGGTCTTCGTCGACGTGAAAAGCCTGCCCGCCCTGCCCGCCGGCAAGCAGTACCAGCTCTGGGCCCTCGACAAAGGCCAGCCCGTGGATGCCGGCGTGCTCACCGCGGCCACGGCCACTGGCGAAGGCCTTCAGCAGATGAAAGACATTGCCAGCGCCCAGACCTTTGCCATGACGGTGGAGCCCGAAGGCGGCAGCGTAAGCCCAACCCTGAGCACCATGACCGTGGTGGGGAACATCTAAAAGCCCTGTCCGCACTCTGCGAAGGGAAGAACCAAAAGAGTTGAGCTGATTTCCCATAACTTTCGGAGGATTACCGCCTGTGGGCCAAAGCGGCTGGCAGGCGGTAATTTTGTATTCTACCAGTCTGAAACCCTCTTTTATGCATGGCTCTATTTTTGCGTTGTTAAAACGCTATGTACAAACCCAGTACGACCACAGCACCTGGGTAAAGCTGGTGGAGCTGTCCGGCCTCGAAAACACCGAGTTCGACCACAAAACGGTTTATCCCGACGAGCACATCTATGCCCTGGTGGGCCACGCGGCCGAGATGACGGGCATGTCGGCGGGCGAACTGCACGAGAAGTTCGGCGAGTACCTGGTGCCCGACCTCATGTACATGTACCAGAAACTGGTGCAGCCCGGCTGGCGCACCCTGGAAATGATTGAGCACACCGAAAATACCATGCACAAGCAGGTGCGCCAGGAGCACGTCAAAAACGCGCCGCCCGTGCTCAACGTCACCCGCCTGGGCCCCAACGAGCTGATGATTGAGTACGTCTCGCCGCGGCGCATGAGCGGGCTGGCCGTGGGCATCGTGCGGGGCCTGGCCATCTATTTCGACGAAGCCGACCGCATCGACGTGATGCCTACCACCAGCGAAGAAGGCGAACGGGTAAGCATCCACGTGCGCCGCAATTGAACCGAAGGGCGCCCTAGGAGCTTTTCATACCCGGATACTTCCCCGAGGGAGGCGCCCGCAGCCCAATCCTGCTATCCACCCTCGCCTTATTCCCCTTATTCTGAGCCACTATGGTCTTGAAACGCGCCGGTTTTGCCTTCTTAAGCTTGTTTGCGCTGAGCGCCTGCGGCCAGGCTGGCACGGGCACACCGGGCGGCAGCAATCCTAACTACGACCGCCTGCTGCAGGCCTTGTATCGCAACACCGTGCCCACCGTCAAAGCGGCGGCCCTGGTGCAGGAATTGAGCCGGCCCGCCGCGCCGCTGCTGCTCGATGCCCGCACCCCAGCCGAGTTTAAGGTGAGCCATTTGCGCGGCGCCCGGTTCGTGAATTACGATTCGCTGGCCAGGGAAAGGTTTGTGGGCATCGACCGCAAGCAACCTGTTGTGGTGTACTGCTCGGTGGGCTACCGCAGCGAGCGGCTGGGCGAGCGGCTGCACGCGCTGGGCTTCCGGAGCGTGCGCAATCTATACGGGGGCCTGTTTGAATGGGTGAACGAAGGCTACCCGGTGTACAACGCCCAGGGCCTCACCCGCAACGTGCACCCGTACTCGCCGCTGTGGAGCCCCTGGCTCAAAAACGGGCAAAAAGTATATGAGTAAAGAACCGATGGACGCCGTAGCTACTCCAGCCAGCGCGGCGCACTTGCTGGTATTTGCGCGCGTGCCAGCGCTGGGCCAGGTAAAAACCCGGCTCGCCGCCGGCGTGGGCGACTTCGAGGCCCTGGCCATTTACCATGAGCTGCTCGGCATCACCCGCGCGGCGATAGCGGAGGCGGGCGTGCCGGCTACGGTGTGGCTGGCCGGCACCGCCGGCCCGGTACCTACGGCGCAGGAGGCGCAGGAGTGGGGCCAACTAACTGCCCGCAGCCAGCAAGCCGGCGACCTGGGCCAGCGCATGACCGCGGCTTTCGCGGCAGCCTTTGCGGCGGGGGCGGAGAAGGTGGCCATCATCGGCACCGACTGCCCCGGCCTCCGGACCGAGCACCTCACCGAAGCCTTTGCCCTGCTGAGCCAGCACGACGTGGTGCTGGGCCCCGCCACCGATGGCGGGTATTACCTGCTGGCCCTGCGCCAGCCCCAGCCCGAGCTGTTTCAAAACAAAGCCTGGAGCACTGAAACGGTACTGGCCGATACCGTAGCCGATGCCCAACGCCTGGGCCGGCGCGTGGCGCTGCTGCCAGAGCTGCACGATGTAGACACGGCCGATGATTTGGCCACCTGGCGCGCGGCTATAGTAGGCTGAGAACAAGATGGGTACAAGTGGTATTAAAGCTAACTGGCTGCCAGATAAATAAGCACGGATTAAAGACGCGACATGTTGCTGCGTTATTCTTTGCTGATTTTACCGACAATTTTAACAAGCCAGGCTATGGCTGTATGCTGTCCCCGGCAACGCCCACTGACAGCCTTAAGCAGCTTTAGAAGCTGGGATTTCGGGTTGCTTTTCAGCGGCGGGCTGGTAAAGCTCCCAGGCCAACACGGCATACGTAACGGCATATTCCAGCCCAACGAGCCAGAGGTTTTCGGCATACGCGCTGCTGCGGTAGGCGGCGTAGGAGAGCACGGCCATGCCGCCCCACACCAGCGGAAAGCGAAACGGCGACAAGGCCGCCAGCCCAATCGGCAGCGTGAGGTACCAGGGGTGCACGGTGGTGGCCAGGGCGTAGTAGGCCGTTAGCATGAGCAGCAGCGTTTGGGGCAATGCGGCCAGGCTGAGGTGCCGCTCGCGCCACGCCAGCACCAGCCCAACGCCGCCGCTGGTAAGCGCCAGCAACGGCCCGATTATCGCAATTTCATTGTAGGTAGTGAGCCAGAATCCCAAGGCGCGCAGCAGGTAATAGATACTCGCGTTGAACTCAAAACTGCGGAAGTAAAGGTTGAGGCTCCGGCTGATGTTGACGAACAGCTCAACCGAAATAAAGGGGCTGAAAAGCAGCAGGAGCGTGCCCGCCACGGCCGCCGAATACGCCAGAAAACGCCGCCAGCCCAACCGCCGAACCAGCAGGGGCAACGCCAGCAAGGGCAGGAGCTTGGTAGCTATGCCCAGCCCCAGCGCCACCGCCGAAACAGCCCAACGGTTGCGGCTGAGCAGCCACAGTGCCAAGAGCAGGAAAAAGAACACCAGCCCCTCAAAGTGCAGGTTGCCCGTGATTTCCACAATCACCAGGGGGTGCAGCAGGTAGCGGAGTGCCCGGTCCGGGCGCATTCCCAAGGCGGGCAGCAGGGCCAGCAGAAGCCAGGCCGTGCCTACCTCGGCTGCCTGGACCACGGCGCGCAGGCAGGCGGCAAAACCCGCCTCGGAAACCGGAAACAGCCGGGCTGCTGCGCCAAAGACAAGCTGGCAAACGGGCGGGTACACCGAGTAGTAGTGGGGCGAGTTTATCTGGCGGTAGAGCTGCTGCAGCTGCGGCAGGGCCTCGTCGCGGCGTTGCTTGTTAGGAATGGCCGTGCGGGCGCCCTCGGCAATGATTTCGTCGGGGCGAAACTGGAAGGGATTGGCGCCATTGGCCACCAGCAGTCCATCCCAGCGAAAGCGGTGCACGTCGTCGGACAGGGCGGGCGTGGCCGGCAGCCACAGCAGCCGGAACAGCAAGGCGCCTGCCAGGCCCCACCGCAGCGGTATTTTGCTGCGCAGCAGCCACACATAGGCCAGCAATGCCACGGCAAACAGGCCCACCAGCTGCCCAAAGTGCGCCCGTGGCGTGGCATAGGCCAGTCCACCATACGCCGCGCCCGAAAGCAGGAGCGCCGCAACTTGCGAAACCGAAGGAAGCTTGGTGGCCAATGGGTTTGGAATGGAAAGCTTAGCGGGCGTGCCGCACCGAATAATAGCACACCGCGGCAAAGCCAAAGGTGAGCAGCGTGTGAAACGGCACCAGCCCCGCATCGCCGAAGTAGATGCCGGCCCCGAGCCCAAAGGCGAAATACGCGGCTAATAAACCTTCCAGGAGCACTAAGGGGCCGAGGCCGCCGGTGCGGTACCGGCGCTGGCCCAGTGCCTTGGTGCCAGCCTTAGGAGTGCGCACAAACGGCGTGCTTTGCCCCAGCCAGCCTAAGATTACCGCCCGCGAATTGTGCAGCGCCAGGCCCATGGAAACCGACAA
This region of Hymenobacter sedentarius genomic DNA includes:
- a CDS encoding RNA polymerase sigma factor; its protein translation is MSDTPLISLPPAAEAELVRRLQARDESAMTLFYERYSAALYGVIFRIVKAEDEAEDVLQEALVKIWHAFASYDSSKGRLFTWVLNICRNLSIDKIRSRQHRVGSRTQGLDDSLTAQRQAAPTTFRPEHIGLQEITQKLIPEQRQIIDLLYFEGFTQSEVAEELNLPLGTVKTRARTAIKVLSKLIR
- a CDS encoding anti-sigma factor, with translation MENIQDYIESGILEQYALGELSPAEQAAVEAQAARHPEIQAELQQVQEALGFYAEAHALTPPAGMRERVLGNVMAQIAKPSSTLRADVDAVAQANSVAYASTNQPVDSAPEAVVRPLSSAAPVAASSSRSTWAMAASVALILSLGANALLYSRWKDASSDLVALQNDQARFATTTTVVQKELGALRQENQVLRSDEFRAVALAGTKTAPTAHAKVLFNPATHKVFVDVKSLPALPAGKQYQLWALDKGQPVDAGVLTAATATGEGLQQMKDIASAQTFAMTVEPEGGSVSPTLSTMTVVGNI
- a CDS encoding heme NO-binding domain-containing protein; translation: MHGSIFALLKRYVQTQYDHSTWVKLVELSGLENTEFDHKTVYPDEHIYALVGHAAEMTGMSAGELHEKFGEYLVPDLMYMYQKLVQPGWRTLEMIEHTENTMHKQVRQEHVKNAPPVLNVTRLGPNELMIEYVSPRRMSGLAVGIVRGLAIYFDEADRIDVMPTTSEEGERVSIHVRRN
- a CDS encoding rhodanese-like domain-containing protein, whose amino-acid sequence is MVLKRAGFAFLSLFALSACGQAGTGTPGGSNPNYDRLLQALYRNTVPTVKAAALVQELSRPAAPLLLDARTPAEFKVSHLRGARFVNYDSLARERFVGIDRKQPVVVYCSVGYRSERLGERLHALGFRSVRNLYGGLFEWVNEGYPVYNAQGLTRNVHPYSPLWSPWLKNGQKVYE
- a CDS encoding TIGR04282 family arsenosugar biosynthesis glycosyltransferase; the encoded protein is MSKEPMDAVATPASAAHLLVFARVPALGQVKTRLAAGVGDFEALAIYHELLGITRAAIAEAGVPATVWLAGTAGPVPTAQEAQEWGQLTARSQQAGDLGQRMTAAFAAAFAAGAEKVAIIGTDCPGLRTEHLTEAFALLSQHDVVLGPATDGGYYLLALRQPQPELFQNKAWSTETVLADTVADAQRLGRRVALLPELHDVDTADDLATWRAAIVG
- a CDS encoding glycosyltransferase 87 family protein is translated as MATKLPSVSQVAALLLSGAAYGGLAYATPRAHFGQLVGLFAVALLAYVWLLRSKIPLRWGLAGALLFRLLWLPATPALSDDVHRFRWDGLLVANGANPFQFRPDEIIAEGARTAIPNKQRRDEALPQLQQLYRQINSPHYYSVYPPVCQLVFGAAARLFPVSEAGFAACLRAVVQAAEVGTAWLLLALLPALGMRPDRALRYLLHPLVIVEITGNLHFEGLVFFFLLLALWLLSRNRWAVSAVALGLGIATKLLPLLALPLLVRRLGWRRFLAYSAAVAGTLLLLFSPFISVELFVNISRSLNLYFRSFEFNASIYYLLRALGFWLTTYNEIAIIGPLLALTSGGVGLVLAWRERHLSLAALPQTLLLMLTAYYALATTVHPWYLTLPIGLAALSPFRFPLVWGGMAVLSYAAYRSSAYAENLWLVGLEYAVTYAVLAWELYQPAAEKQPEIPASKAA